A window of the Cherax quadricarinatus isolate ZL_2023a chromosome 23, ASM3850222v1, whole genome shotgun sequence genome harbors these coding sequences:
- the LOC128685800 gene encoding uncharacterized protein isoform X1, with translation MKVPGIQIVTVLLLLLISVRVHGKPQNLGIQVNNQALLTLGVGLLATGVGFHLGRQLAIREQNKYNNPNYIRYQQPFYGFRRRRQAHSENELEPLMEQLFQKVLQEDVARCSLQLTCVVGSIPPSSLMGYAKNLYIILSSLVPGRTVDTTKEWSGLKAFQVALKKGRDGGDCHQLFPHCQTSSTQLLQQFQNTKIVHGV, from the exons GTGCCTGGTATTCAGATAgtaacagtgttgctgctgctgctgataagtGTGAGAGTACATGGAAAACCACAGAACCTGGGGATACAAGTGAACAACCAGGCGCTGCTCACCCTGGGGGTGGGTCTTCTGGCCACTGGGGTTGGATTCCACCTGGGTCGCCAACTTGCCATCAGGGAACAGAATAAATATAATAACcc AAACTACATCAGATATCAACAACCATTCTATGGGTTCCGCCGTCGCCGTCAAGCTCATTCTGAGAACGAACTGGAGCCTCTGATGGAGCAGCTCTTCCAAAAGGTGCTGCAGGAGGATGTGGCAAGGTGCAGTCTACAGCTAACTTGTGTTGTGGGCAGCATACCTCCTTCCAGCCTCATGGGCTATGCCAAAAATCTTTATATCATTCTCAG CAGCTTGGTACCTGGAAGGACTGTGGATACCACCAAGGAGTGGAGTGGTCTAAAGGCTTTCCAGGTGGCACTGAAGAAaggtcgtgatggtggtgattgtcacCAGCTCTTTCCCCACTGCCAAACTTCTTCTACCCAACTCCTTCAGCAGTTTCAGAATACAAAAATTGTCCACGGTGTGTGA
- the LOC128685800 gene encoding uncharacterized protein isoform X2: MKVPGIQIVTVLLLLLISVRVHGKPQNLGIQVNNQALLTLGVGLLATGVGFHLGRQLAIREQNKYNNPNYIRYQQPFYGFRRRRQAHSENELEPLMEQLFQKVLQEDVARCSLQLTCVVGSIPPSSLMGYAKNLYIILSLVPGRTVDTTKEWSGLKAFQVALKKGRDGGDCHQLFPHCQTSSTQLLQQFQNTKIVHGV; this comes from the exons GTGCCTGGTATTCAGATAgtaacagtgttgctgctgctgctgataagtGTGAGAGTACATGGAAAACCACAGAACCTGGGGATACAAGTGAACAACCAGGCGCTGCTCACCCTGGGGGTGGGTCTTCTGGCCACTGGGGTTGGATTCCACCTGGGTCGCCAACTTGCCATCAGGGAACAGAATAAATATAATAACcc AAACTACATCAGATATCAACAACCATTCTATGGGTTCCGCCGTCGCCGTCAAGCTCATTCTGAGAACGAACTGGAGCCTCTGATGGAGCAGCTCTTCCAAAAGGTGCTGCAGGAGGATGTGGCAAGGTGCAGTCTACAGCTAACTTGTGTTGTGGGCAGCATACCTCCTTCCAGCCTCATGGGCTATGCCAAAAATCTTTATATCATTCTCAG CTTGGTACCTGGAAGGACTGTGGATACCACCAAGGAGTGGAGTGGTCTAAAGGCTTTCCAGGTGGCACTGAAGAAaggtcgtgatggtggtgattgtcacCAGCTCTTTCCCCACTGCCAAACTTCTTCTACCCAACTCCTTCAGCAGTTTCAGAATACAAAAATTGTCCACGGTGTGTGA